The genome window GTAAACGTGGCCCTAACCCAGATGATGGGCAACCTCTCGGCCACGCAGCAGGAAGTAAGCTGGGTGGTGGCCTCCTACGGCATTGCCAACGTGATTGTCATTCCGATGACGGGCTTTCTGGCCGAGCAGTTCGGCCGCAAAAACTACTACCTGTTCTCCGTGATTCTGTTCACCATTGCCTCCATGCTCTGCGGGCAAAGCACCAACATTTGGGAGCTGGTGGTGTTTCGCTTTATTCAGGGCATTGGTGGCGGCGCCCTCATGGCTACTTCCCAGGCTATTCTCATTGACACTTTTCCGCCCAAGCAGCTACCCTTGGGGCAAGCCCTGTTCGGCATGGGCGTCATCATTGGTCCTACCATTGGTCCTACCCTGGGCGGCTTTATTGTGGATAACTACGACTGGCCCTGGATTTTCTACGTGAACGTGCCGGTGGGTATTCTCGCCTCTATTTTCACGGTGCTGTTTATCCGCGACCCGGAGCGCATCAGGAACGCCATTCCGCGGCCCCTGCGCGAAATCGACTGGGCGGGTATCTTCCTGCTGATTCTGGGGGTAGGCTCCTTGCAGCTGGTACTGGAGCAGGGCGAAACTGAGGACTGGTTCGAGAGCCTGTACATCAACTTCTTTACCCTGATGGCCGTGGTTGGGATGGTGGGCTTTATCTGGCGTGAGCTGACGGCCCGGCAGCCCATCGTAGACCTACGGGTGCTCACGCGCAGCCGCAACCTGGCAATCGGGGCGTTTCTGTCGTTTATTCTGGGGTTCGGGCTGTTTGCTTCGGTGTTCGTATTCCCAATTTTCTGCCAGCGCATTCTGGGTTTCACGGCGGAGCAGACGGGCTACCTATTACTGCCGGGGGCCTTGCTTTCGGGCTTTATGATGCCGGTGGTGGGCAAGATGATTCAGGGCGGCGTCCCGCAGAAATACATTCTGCCCGTCGGCTTCACGGTCTTCTTCGTTTTCTCTTACTGGATGAGCACCCAGATTTCACCCACGGCCGGTGAGAGTGACTTCTTCTGGCCACTTATTCTGCGCGGGTTTGGGCTGGCCTTGCTGTTTCTGCCCATCACCACCATGTCGCTGTCGGGTATCAGTGGCAAGGATGCCGGGCAGGCCGCGGGCCTCACCGGCATGATTCGCCAGCTCGGCGGCTCGTTTGGGGTAGCGCTGGTCGGCACGTATTTGGAGCGCTCCATTGCCCAGAACCGAGAGGGTATTTCCTCCAACGTTTCCCTTTATGACCCCGAAACTCAGCAGCGCTTGCAGGGTCTCACGGCCAGCTTCATGAGCAAAGGCGCCAGCTTCATCGATGCCCAACAACAGGCCTACGCGGCCCTGGGCGGCATGATTATGAAGCAGACCTCCATCATCACCTACGCCCAAACCTTCCTGATGATTGGTGCCTTCTTCCTGCTGTGCCTACCCCTAATTCTGCTGGTGCAGCGCCCCAAGCCAGGAGAGAAAGTAGACCTGAACGCGGCCCACTAGATACCGCACGCCAAACACCTCACGTGAAAAAGCCGGTCCCAGCGGGACCGGCTTTTTCACGTGAGGTGTTTGAGGGTGTATGATTATGATGAGAGAGGTGGAAAGCATGTTGGTACAATTTTTCTCTTTTTGGGAAATATTTCTACCCGGCTATTGCATTCATTGGCGGGGTTTTGACGCTCACTTGTCTAAAATAGAGACAGCTACTTAGGATGCTGGTTGCTAAACGGGTGAACACCCGCCACCTTAGCATCACGTTCTTCTGACGAGTATCTGAATCAGGGAATTAGACAACTTATGGCTCTCCCTTTTCTCAACCGTTTGCAGGAGTTAGTAAAGCCCGGACCCGCGCCGGGCGAGTCGGGGCAGCAAGCCAAAGCCAAAGCTCGGCTGGAGGCAATCCGGGCGGCCCTGCCGGAACTGTTGGCCGTAGCCGTCATCGACATTGACAGTGGGCAGGCACTGGCAGCTCATAGCAATTCGCCGAAGCTAGCGCCCGCTAAAGCGGCAGCCCATAACGCTGAGGTGGTACGCCAAAAGCGCCGGGCTATTCAGGCATTAGCCCTC of Hymenobacter sublimis contains these proteins:
- a CDS encoding DHA2 family efflux MFS transporter permease subunit, translating into METGFTKWIIVITVVMCCLLELIDTSIVNVALTQMMGNLSATQQEVSWVVASYGIANVIVIPMTGFLAEQFGRKNYYLFSVILFTIASMLCGQSTNIWELVVFRFIQGIGGGALMATSQAILIDTFPPKQLPLGQALFGMGVIIGPTIGPTLGGFIVDNYDWPWIFYVNVPVGILASIFTVLFIRDPERIRNAIPRPLREIDWAGIFLLILGVGSLQLVLEQGETEDWFESLYINFFTLMAVVGMVGFIWRELTARQPIVDLRVLTRSRNLAIGAFLSFILGFGLFASVFVFPIFCQRILGFTAEQTGYLLLPGALLSGFMMPVVGKMIQGGVPQKYILPVGFTVFFVFSYWMSTQISPTAGESDFFWPLILRGFGLALLFLPITTMSLSGISGKDAGQAAGLTGMIRQLGGSFGVALVGTYLERSIAQNREGISSNVSLYDPETQQRLQGLTASFMSKGASFIDAQQQAYAALGGMIMKQTSIITYAQTFLMIGAFFLLCLPLILLVQRPKPGEKVDLNAAH